A part of Cannabis sativa cultivar Pink pepper isolate KNU-18-1 chromosome 6, ASM2916894v1, whole genome shotgun sequence genomic DNA contains:
- the LOC115724954 gene encoding uncharacterized protein LOC115724954, with protein MLDGAMKMSFHTLHSPPVLLGLVTKNRAYFGARRIRSPNHHHLPSLTVQVSSVLVQTDESGNLPEPIKVLSSGVVNQRPRCTQTSDQLLSQPNTIGIIGGVSAFSTLIFLEKLVWWGIRAGGCPPFVVCSDSSLRMKLPILNSFHSFNAHMVQIPSSKFGPVVESLRQKRVFLEQSGARCIVMPCHVLHVWQGEISEGCSLPFLHAGECVAKELLEAKLKPLEVGNGVRIGVLASNESLVAGIYQEKLQNEGFEVVLPDRATMEHVVIPAVEAVKRGDKKGARNLMKIAVQILLMRAVNTVVIACDEMQGLLPHNDPLLHKCTDPMDALARSTIRWANSDANMQI; from the exons ATGCTTGATGGGGCCATGAAAATGTCCTTCCATACACTTCATAGTCCTCCTGTTCTTCTTGGCCTTGTAACAAAGAACAGAGCCTACTTTGGAGCCAGACGTATAAGATCACcaaatcatcatcatcttccatcattGACAGTACAAGTATCTTCAGTTCTGGTTCAGACTGATGAAAGTGGAAACTTACCAGAACCCATCAAGGTTTTAAGCTCTGGGGTGGTGAATCAAAGGCCAAGATGCACTCAAACCTCAGACCAACTCCTCAGCCAGCCAAATACCATCGGCATCATAGGTGGAGTCTCTGCTTTTTCCACTCTCATTTTCCTGGAAAAGCTTGTCTGGTGGGGGATCAGAGCTGGGGGTTGCCCACCCTTTGTGGTCTGCAGTGACTCATCACTACGGATGAAGCTTCCCATTTTGAATTCATTTCACTCGTTTAATGCTCATATGGTTCAAATCCCATCATCTAAGTTCGGTCCGGTAGTCGAGAGCTTAAGGCAAAAAAGGGTCTTTCTTGAGCAATCTGGAGCTCGCTGTATAGTCATGCCTTGCCATGTTTTACATGTATGGCAAGGTGAGATATCTGAAGGGTGTTCTTTGCCTTTCCTTCATGCTGGTGAGTGTGTCGCCAAGGAGCTTTTGGAAGCAAAGTTGAAGCCTCTTGAGGTTGGTAATGGTGTAAGGATTGGAGTTCTTGCCTCCAATGAATCTCTAGTGGCTGGTATATATCAAGAGAAGCTGCAGAACGAG GGCTTTGAGGTTGTTTTGCCAGACAGAGCAACAATGGAGCACGTGGTGATTCCTGCAGTAGAAGCAGTGAAGAGAGGCGACAAAAAAGGAGCTCGGAATCTCATGAAAATAGCAGTACAGATTCTATTGATGAGAGCTGTAAATACTGTGGTAATCGCTTGTGATGAAATGCAGGGTCTTCTTCCACATAATGATCCTCTTCTTCACAAATGTACTGATCCCATGGATGCTCTTGCAAGGTCAACAATAAGATGGGCTAATTCTGACGCAAATATGCAGATATGA
- the LOC115724953 gene encoding nudix hydrolase 19, chloroplastic has protein sequence MLSLFLSSSSSTTSAVLSLSTKLHSSTTKRALSYIFTSTTMSINLQSHAFAGNPLRSKTPKTGDPLSPTQALETLKIRILEATHFPSSPNFKVLPFRKGRPLASSLDGTGDSSSPNWHLGWLALADFKDLLAKLGTEINGDSLVYLGSQAEDDVVYWAIDVSEEAKLVPELGSLRFSFVELRMLMVATDWADSNAMGQLAVAGHARALLEWHSTSNFCGRCGEKTIPKEAGRRKQCSSDLCKQRIYPRVDPVVIMLVIDRENDCALLSRQSRFVPRMWSCLAGFIEPGESLEEAVKRETWEETGIEVGEVVYHSSQPWPVGPSSIPCQLMVGFFAYAKSFEINVDKEELEDAKWHSREDVKKALLAAEYKKAQKTAAVKVEQMCKGVEKTQSFSGDFNVESGELAPMFFPGPFAIAHHLISTWAFQDETTDAGQAHLKQPSGSFSNL, from the exons AtgctctctctcttcctctcgtCCTCATCATCAACAACCTCTGCcgtcctttctctctctacaaaACTTCATAGCTCTACAACAAAGAGAGCTCTCTCTTACATTTTCACCTCCACCACCATGTCCATCAACCTCCAGTCCCATGCCTTTGCTGGTAACCCTCTAAGATCCAAGACCCCAAAAACTGGGGACCCTCTTTCCCCGACCCAAGCTCTCGAAACTCTCAAAATTCGGATTTTGGAGGCCACACATTTCCCTTCCTCGCCAAATTTTAAGGTCTTGCCCTTTAGAAAGGGTAGGCCTTTAGCCTCTTCTCTCGATGGGACCGGTGATTCTTCCTCTCCAAATTGGCATCTGGGTTGGCTTGCTTTGGCTGATTTCAAGGACTTGTTGGCCAAGTTGGGCACTGAGATTAACGGCGACTCGTTGGTTTATCTGGGCTCGCAAGCGGAGGACGACGTCGTTTACTGGGCAATTGATGTTTCCGAAGAGGCTAAGTTGGTTCCTGAATTGGGTAGTCTGAGGTTCTCTTTTGTTGAGCTTAGAATGCTCATGGTTGCCACTGATTGGGCTGATTCTAATGCCATGGGACAGTTGGCTGTTGCAGGTCAT GCCAGAGCGTTGTTGGAATGGCACAGTACATCAAACTTTTGTGGACGTTGCGGAGAGAAAACAATCCCTAAGGAAGCTGGAAGAAGAAAGCAATGTTCAAGTGATTTGTGCAAACAGAGAATCTACCCTCGTGTCGATCCT GTTGTCATTATGTTAGTAATTGACAGAGAGAACGACTGTGCCCTTTTAAGCAGACAATCTAGATTTGTACCACGTATGTGGAGTTGCTTGGCTGGTTTTATAGAG CCTGGGGAAAGCTTAGAAGAGGCAGTGAAGAGGGAAACATGGGAAGAGACTGGTATTGAAGTAGGTGAAGTTGTTTACCATAGTTCTCAACCTTGGCCAG TTGGACCAAGTAGCATCCCATGCCAATTAATGGTTGGGTTCTTCGCTTATGCAAAATCATTTGAAATAAATGTCGACAAGGAAGAGTTGGAAG ATGCAAAATGGCACAGTAGAGAGGATGTGAAAAAAGCTTTGCTAGCTGCTGAGTACAAGAAGGCTCAAAAAACAGCAGCTGTGAAGGTAGAACAGATGTGCAAAGGAGTTGAGAAGACACAGAGCTTTTCAGGAGACTTCAATGTTGAGAGTGGTGAACTTGCACCGATGTTTTTCCCTGGACCATTTGCGATTGCCCATCACCTTATATCTACTTGGGCATTTCAGGATGAAACAACAGATGCCGGCCAAGCTCACCTTAAACAGCCTAGTGGTTCTTTCTCGAATTTGTAG